In Streptomyces sp. NBC_00344, the genomic window CGGTCCGGCGGCCGTTCCGGTGAGCGGGCACGATCTCATCCCTCCGACCCTGAGCTACCAGAAATGGGTGACCGGCCGGATGGGTGCCCTCGTCGACGCCACCGTGAGGCTCGGCGACGCGATCAGGTCGGACGACCCGGCGGGTGCACGCAGGGCATGGCTCTCCGCCCACCTGATGTACGAACGGATGGGCGCCGCGTACGGTGCGTTCGGTGACGCCGACGGGGCAATCAACGGGACCACCGCAGGCCTCCCCGGTGGTGTGCGGGACAAGGGTTTCACCGGGTTCCATCGCATCGAATACGGCCTGTGGCACGGCGTATCGCCGGCGGCGCTGCGCCCGTTCGCGGACCGGCTGGTCAAGGACGTACGCACGCTGCGCGCCGACTGGACCCGGGCCCGGATGGACCCCCTGGACCTCGGCCTGCGTGCGCACGAAATCCTGGAGAACACCGTGCAGTTCGAGCTGACCGGCCGCACCGACTACGGCAGCGGCAGCAACCTTGCGACCGCCCGCGCCAATCTCGACGGGACGCGTGTCGTGCTCGCCCGGCTGCGCCCCCTGCTCGCCGGCCGCTACCCGGAGCTGAAGCGGCTCGCCGGGGAACTGGACCGAACACAGCGCGTTCTCGACAGCCATCACCACAACGGGCGGTGGACGTCTCTCGGCAAGCTCAGCCGCCCGGATCGCGAGAAGGTGAACGCCGCGTTGGGCCGGCTGGTGGAACGGCTGGCGGACGTCGCCGCCCTCTGCGACGTACGGAGGTCGTCATGACCGACAGCACGGCGGCAGGAGAGGGCAGCGAGGGCGGGACCGCTGCCGCGGCGCCCGGGGAGGTACAACGGCGCGGTTTCCTGCGCCGCGCGGCCGCCGGTATCGGGGGGACGGTGGCCGCCGCCGGTCTGGTCGGTGCGGACCGCCGGGCCATCGGCGCCCCGGCCGGCCAGGCCGGGAACACCGCTACCGCCATGCCCTTCCACGGGGCACATCAGGCGGGTGTGCTTCCTGCGCCCCAGCGCAGCACCGCGTATGTCTCCTTCGACGTCACCGCCGGCGGCAGGGCCGAACTGGCGGAGCTGCTGCGTACGGTCACCGACCGGGCCCGTTCCCTGGTGCGGGGAGGCACACCGCCTCCGGCCGGCATCACCGCGCCACCCACCGACTCGGGGATTCTCGGCCCCCAGGTGCCCGCCGGCTCCCTCTCGGTCACCGCGGCGGTCGGCGCCTCGCTCTTCGACGACCGGTTCGGCCTGGCCGGCCGGAGACCACGACGGCTGACCACCATGAAGCCGTTCCCCGACGACGATCTGGACGGCGACTGGTGTCACGGGGATCTGAGTCTGCAGTTCTGTGCCGACAGCCAGGACCGGGTGCTGCACGCGCTGCGTGACATCGCCCGGCACACCCGGGGCGGACTTCAGGTCCGCTGGCGCATCGACGGATTCACCAGCCCGCCCCGCCCTTCGGGCACCCCGCGCAATCTGATGGGGTTCAAGGACGGCACCGCCAACCCCGATGTGCGTGACGCGCGCGAGATGGACCGGCTGGTGTGGGTGCGGGCGCACTCGGGGGAGCCGGCCTGGGCGACCGGCGGGAGCTATCAGGTGGTGCGGCTGATCCGGATGCTGGTGGAGTTCTGGGACCGGGTCTCGATCACGGAGCAGGAGCGGATGTTCGGCCGCAACCGGGAAACGGGGGCGCCGCTGGACGGCAACCGGGAAGGCGACATGCCCCACTACGCCCAGGACCCAAAGGGCGATGTGATCCCGCTCGACAGTCACATCAGGGCCGCCAATCCGCGTACCCCCGGGGCCGAGGAGCAGCGGCTGCTGCGGCGGGCGTACAACTACGACCGGGGAACGGACACCAACGGGAATCTCGACATGGGACTGCTCTTCTGCTGCTACCAGCAGGACCTGGCCAGGCAGTTCGAAACCGTGCAGAAGCGCCTGGCAGGTGAACCTCTGGTGGACTACGTCTCCCCGTTCGGCGGCGGCTACTTCTTCGCGCTGCCCGGTGTGCGAAACAGTGCCGACTGGCTGGGCCGGACACTTCTGGCGCCCGCAGAGGTGTGAAGAACCGCTGGGGATAGAGAGTTTTTGACGTCGGGTCACGCGCTCGGTGTTGACTTTCGTGCCATCGTGGTGCGGTCGAGCCGCCCTGAGTCACAGGCGCCTCATGGATGCACCCGGTCAGCACTGGAAGGTGGAACCGTATGGGCAGCACAGGCAGAAGAACGGCTGCGCGCCGCTTGGGGGCTCTGGCGGGGGCAGCCGCCCTCACCCTGCTGGGCGGGGCGGGGCCGGCATCGGCCGCGGCTCCTGGTGCACACCATCCCGGGAGCTCCACGGCCACGCCGGTCAAGCATCTGGTGGTGCTCTTCGACGAGAACATCTCGTTCGACCACTACTTCGCGACGTATCCCCGTGCCGCGAACACGGACGGCACCGGATTCACCGCCTCCCCGCACACCCCGCGAGGCATCGACAACCTGCGCACCGCGGGACTGCTCGACAAGAACCCCAATCAGTATCTGCCCAAGCGGCTCACCCCGGACCAGGCCATGACCTGCGACCAGAACCACTCGTACAGCCCTGAGCAGTACGCGTACAACGGGGGCCGGGCCGACAAGTTCGTCGAGTACACCGACTCGGGGAAGTGCTCGGGCAACCTGTTCGGCGAGCCCGGTCTGGTCATGGATTACTACGACGGCAACACCGTCACCGGCATGTGGAACTACGCCCAGCACTATGCCCTCAACGACAACTCGTTCGGCTCCGCGTACGGCCCGTCGACCCCCGGAGCGGTCGAGCTGGTCTCGGGCCAGACCCATGGGGTGGTCTCCACCGACCCCAAGTCATCCACCGAGAATCCCGTGCGGACGGACAAACCCGATCCCGCGGCGGTCGCTTCGCCCGACGCGCACGGCGTGGGCACCATGATCACCGACCCCGATCCGGCCTACGACGACTGCTCGGGCAACGACCACACCAGCCAGTCCTCCCTCGCCGAACTCGGCGGCAAGAACATCGGGGACCGGCTCAACGAGAAGAACGTGAGCTGGGGCTGGTTCCAGGGCGGCTTCCGGCCGAGCACCCCGTGGAGCGGCAAGCAGGGGGATCTCGCCAAGTGCGGCGGGACCACGCACGCCAACGTCGGCGGAGCGCAGGTCGTGGACTACAGCCCGCACCACAACCCCTTCGAGTACTACAGGTCGACCTCGAACCCGCACCACCTGGCTCCGAAGTCCGTCGGGGAGATCGGCCACGCAGGCCAGGCCAACCACAACTACGACCTGACGGACTTCGACGCGGCGCTGCGCTCGGGCAACCTTCCCTCGGTGAGCTTCCTGAAGGCACCCTCCTACCAGGACGGGCACGCCGGTTACTCGGATCCGCTCGACGAGCAGGACTTCCTGGTCGGACAGATCAACAAGATCCAGCAGGCCCCGCAGTGGAAGGACACGGCGATCGTCATCGCCTATGACGACTCCGACGGCTGGTACGACCATGTGTACGCCGAGCCGCAGAACGGCTCGACGGACACCACCGTGCAGTCGAACGGGAAGACCATGGATGCGCCGGCCTGCCAGGCGGGGCCCGAGGCCGCGGGCGGCTATGCCGATCGCTGCGGGCCCGGCGCACGGCAGCCGATGATGGTCATCTCCCCGTACGGCAAGGTCAACAGCATCGACCACACACGGACCGAGCAGACCTCGATCATCAGGTTCGTCGAGGAGAACTGGCGCACTCGCCGTATCGGGGACCACTCCTTCGATACCCGGGCCGGCTCGCTGACCCATATGCTCGACTTCAGGCACCCCAACAACAAGCAGGTGCTGCTGAACAAGGACGGGTCCGTCAGATCTGTCGGACCGATCCACCATGTGGCACCGGTCGCGACACGCATTGCCAACCCGCAGACGCAGAGAGCCGCGATGGAGGAACTCTCCGGGAGCGGGATCACCCAGCACGGTCCGATGCTCGCGATGGTGCTCGGGGCCGTGGTGGTCGGTGGCGCAGGCGTGGCACTGGGGGCCCGCCGCCGTTCCGGATCGGGCACCGGCTGAGTTCACGCTCGTGCGCTGCCCCGGTGGGCCGGAGCTCACCGGGGCAGCGCGCCGCGACCCGCTGGGCCGTGGGTGAGAAGGAGCGGCGTCCGCCCGGGGAGCAGCCGGGACTTCTCACACAGGTCTAGGCGGCGCCGACGGGGGCCGAACGGCGCCCCAGCGTCGAGAGATCAATCGTCCGGTCGGCCGGCGGGGTCTTCGTGGACACCGGTTTGCCGAAGTCGGTGAAGCGGACGGTGGCCAGTTCGGACGGACCCCGTACGGAGAGCTGCACAGGGTAGGGCTTGCCCTCCGTCGCCACGTACAGGGTCTCCGTACGGTGTCCGGCGACCCCGCTGACCGGGATGACGGAGACTCCGTGGATCTTGGTGGGCCGGCCCTTGGTGAGTGCGGGCCGTGTGGTGTGGGGGCTCCGGCTGGTCGCCTCGAGGAACGCGTCGAGATCGCAGACCTGCGCCATGCCTTTGAGTGGAGCCTTCTTCGCCGAGCCCTTGAGGTACTGACCTGCGAACATCGAGGCCGCGGCGTCACCGCCGGGTGTCTGGTGCTTCCAGAACGCCCGGTCCGGTTTGATCCAGACCGTCTGGCCCCGCTTGATGATCTCCACCGAGCCCTGTTTGCCCAGACCCACCGCGCCCCGGCAGTTCGCAGCGCGGTCGAGGGAGAGATCCATGGTGGTCGGGGTCCCCGATTGCCCCAGGTTGCCCCGAGTGCTGATGTGCAGCGATCCGGCTCCGAACAGTGCCTGGTGCGCCCGGCGGGAGATCTGGTCGGCGGAGAGGGAGCCGAGGCCGTTGTCCGCCGCGGCCGGATGGCCTGCCGCGAGCGAGCCGGCTGTCACGACGGTCAGGACGAAAGCGGCCGCGCATGCGGCCGATGGTGCTGCCCTGCGGTGTCCGGTCATCGTCGCCTCCCTTGGAAAATCCCAGGTCGAGGTGTGCGAGCCGTTCAGAAGGAGCCTACGCCCGCTGCCGCGGGGATGCACGGCGCGCTGCCGCGGGGATGCACGGCGCACAGCGGCCGCCGACGAGCGGTGCGAGGAGCGGCAGGGGTCCTGCTGCCCGTGACAGCAGGACAGCAGGACCCCCGGCGCGGCACACGTCGGCTGCTACGGCACTGGGTCGTGTGTGAGGAGTAGCGGTGCCCGCCAGGAGGGCAGCCAAGACATCTCACACATGGCCTAGCTGGTGTAGGCCTCCAGTTCGGAGAGCTGCGCGGCCGGCCAGCCGGTGTTCGCGGTGACGGTCACTCGCAGGTAGCGGGCCGATGTTCCGGACAGGGTGACGGTGGCGGTGTTACCGCTCGACGGATTGAAGGTGTAGTCCGCAGATGCCTTGAGCGTGCTGAACGAGGAGTTGTCGGTGCTCCCGGTAACACTCAGGGTCTGCGTACGGGTGGCCCACGCCGATGACGGCGGAAGCTTCAGGACCAGTCGCTTCACGGCCTTCGCCGCGCCCAGGTCCACGGTGATGCTCTGCGGGAAGGCGTGATTGGTGCTTTCCCAGTAGGTGTCGGCATTCCCGTCGACGGCCTTTGCCGCGTCGTAGACATCCGCGTGACCGGTCTCGGTGACGGCGTGGTCCTTGGCGATGTTGCCCGTGTCCGTGGGCGGCGTCGTTGGAGGGCTGGTGGGCGGGTCGGTCGGCGGGTCGGTCGGAGTGCCGCCGCCACCGCCCGGAACGCCGCCGTTGGTCCACACCGGGGTCGGCCAGGTGCCGGTGCACACGGGCGGGTTGGCGTACCAGCCGGAGTTGCCGGTGCCCTGGGTGATCACGAAGCCGGATCCTATGCAGTTGTGGATCGGGTTCGACTGTGCGATGTGGGTGGCGGTGACATTGGTGAACGACGCCGTGCCGGGCGCCTGGATCTGCAGCGCGTAGGTACCCGTGCCGTCAATCCTGACGTTCTTGAAGTGCAGCCCGTTGCTGGCCCCTTCGATCAGCATGATCGCGGCGTAGGAGCTGTCGAGGATCTCGCTGTCGGTGATGTTGATATTGCCGTTGATCGGTTCGTTGAGACCGCTGAACCAGATCGCTCCGACACCGAACTGCCAGTTGAAGTCGTTGTTCCCGGTACGGATGAGGGTGTTCCGCGCGGCGGTGGTGGTGCCGGAAACGGCCGTTCCCTGCCCGGAGTTGACTCCTGGATAGCGGTTGGCGATGTGCAGTCCGCCCCCGTTGGTGATGGTGTCCGCCATCACGTTGTCGGAGATGGTGATGTCCTTGCCGCCGTAGGTGACGATGTTGTTCGCCAGTATCGGCAGGATCACCGTGTTGAACGTGAATGTGTTGTTGACGTTCGGGACGCTCTCCGCCCACATGGCCAGACCGTCGTCACCTGTGTTGCGGACAAAGGTGTTGGTGACGGTGGAGTTGGTGACCCCCATGTGGAAATTGACGCCGTCCGCGGTCTGGTCGAGGATGCGGCTGTTCTTGATGGTGAAGTTGTCCATCGGTCCGTCCATCCAGGCACCGACCTTGGTGTGCTGCATCCACACGTCGTCGACCGTGGAGTTGGACAGTGCCCCGCCGATGGCGTTGACCTGGTCGTTGTCCTCGCGCTCACGGATGTCGCCCATGATGGCGAAGTCCTTGAGGGTGACACCACTGCTGCCGCCGGCGCTCGCGTACTTGCCGTACACCCCCACGGCCTTGCTGCGGTCGGAGGGATCACGGCCGGTCAGCACGCTGTACCAGGGGCCGGCGCCGGCCAGAGTCACCTTGTCGACGACGATATGGCTGCGGACCTGGAAGGTGCCCTGCGGTATGTAGACGGTCTTGCCCTGCGCCTTGCCCGCGTCGACGGCCGCCTGGATCTTGGCTGTCGAGTCCGCGGCTCCGGTCGGGTCGGCTCCGAAATCACTCACCACGTCCAGGGCGCCGGCCGGTTTGGCGATCGGCGCCGCCACCTGCTCGAAGTCGGCGAGGTCGATGGTGAAGGTCGGTGAAGCGGATGTCGACGAGACCTGCAGCCGGACCTTGGTGCCGGCCGGCAGGGTCGAGCCGAACATGGTGCGGGTTTCGTCGTAGAAGTGATGCGGGTTGGAGTCGCCCGGGTTGTTGTTGAAGGGGTAACCGCCTTAATACCAGCTGTACTTGGAGGTCACCGGGACACTCTTCAGCTGGTTGCCGTTCGCCTTCAGGTCGATGGCCGCGTCGCGCCCCTTGCCGTCCGATGTGTCGGGCAGCGAATACCGGAACGACATCGCGTTGGCGGGAGCGGTGAGCGTGAACTCGACGTACTCGCCGGTCGCGTCGAGTGTGACGGCCTGGCGTCCGGAAGCCTCCGACGGCAGATGTCCGTAGAGGCGGTCGGGGCCGATCAGTGTGCCGTTCGTGGCCGCGTATTCGGCCTCCTGTTCCTTGAACGGCACGGTCGCACCGCGCCCGGAGATTCCGACGGGAGAAGGAGCGGGCACCCCGGCCTGGGCGGCCGGGGCGCTGGAAGCGGTGGACAGCACGACCGCCGCGGCGGTCCCGGCCACAGAGAGTGCGAGTGATGCGGAGAGGGCGCGCCGGAGCAGGCGGCGTCTTGGTGGAGGAGGGGTCACAGACATACGTCCTTGCGGCTCGTGGGGGCTCTACGGACGCCAGAAGGCTAGAAGCGACACCGCAGGAAGTCTATGAGTCTGCGCAAAATTGGATGACTGTCATGCAAAATTGCGACGATGGCTGGGGATCGGATGGGTGTATATCGGTTGTGATTCATCAACTGGGCTTTCGCACAGGTGAGTTCAGGTCGCGGGCTCTGGCGGGTGGATGCGTCAGGTGTGCGATCCGTCGCTCCATGGGAAAGGCGCGGCGACCTTGGGTCGCCGCGCCGTGCGGGTGGGTGCCGGACTCCGTGGGTGCCTGGACTCCGTCAGCTCCGGAGTGCGCAGGTACGGGCGGTCAGGATGCGGTGCAGGACCCGACGGTGGGCACTGCTGGGCTCCCGTTCGTCATGACGGTGAACCCGAAGCTGGTCGACGCTCCGGTCGCCAGGCTTCCGTTGCCGTTGGGCTTCATCGTCATCACGTTGCCGCTGCTGTCCCAGCTGGGGGAGCCGCTCCAAGTGGTGGAGACCTTCTGCGGCGAGGCCAGCGTCACCTGCACCGCCCAGTCGCTGATCGCGGAGTTGCCGGCCGTGACCGTCACCTGCCCGTTGTAGCGATCGCTCCATGAGGCGGTCCTGGTGTACGTCGTGGTGCAGGTGGCGCCGGAGCCACCCGTCGAGCCGCCCCCGCCGGAACCCGAACCGGAGCCGCCGAGAGTGGAGAGCACTGTGGCATAGGCGGGCTTCTTGGCGTAGTTGCTGTCGAAGAGCAGCGGGGTGCCGCTGCTGCGCCAGGAGTACTTGTCGGTCACCCCCCAGACCGTCATCCCCGTACAGCGGGTGACATTGAGGCAGGCCGTGACGACGTTGCCGTAGCTGGTGGCCTGGGCCGAACCGGAGCCCTCGATGTCGAGTTCGGTGATCTGGACGTCGACGCCGAGGTCCGCGAAGCGCTGGAGGTTGGCGCGGTAGTCGCTCGGGACGGGGGACTGGCTGTTGAAGTGCGACTGGAAGCCGACACAGTCGATCGGTACACCCCGGGCCTTGAAGTCCTTGACCATGGCGTAGACGGCGTCGCTCTTCGCGTTGACGCCGTCGGTGTTGTAGTCGTTGTAACAGAGTTTGGCGCCGGAGTCGGCGGCCCGCGCGGTACGGAAGGCCTCCTCGATGTAGCCGTTGCCGAGCTTGTCCTGGAACGGCGAACTGCGCCGCGCCCCGCTGCTGCCGTCCTGGAACGCCTCGTTGACCACGTCCCAGGCGTAGATCTTGCCCTGGTAGTGCTGCATCACCTTGGTGATGTGGTTGTTCATTGCCGAGCGAAGATCGCCTGCGCTCAGGCCGCCGACCCAGCCGGGCAGCTGGGAGTACCACACCAGGGTGTGGCCGCGTACTTTCATGCCCTTGCCCTGCGCATGGCTGACGATCTGGTCGGCCGAACCGAAGTTGAAGGAGTTGCGGGTGCTTTCGACGGCGTCCCACTTCATCTCGTTCTCGGGGGTCACGGCATTGAACTCGGTGTCCAGCGTGGATGCGTACTGCGACTCACCGAGATGACCCGCTGCGACCGCGGAACCGAAGTACCGGCCCTTCGCCGCGGCGGAGGCGCCGAGTGTGCTCGCGGCGCTCGCCGGCGCGGAGAACGAGATCACTCCGGCTGCGGCGAGTATGCCGGTGGCGCCGATGACCAGCGCTTTCCGGGCGCGGCGTAATGCCCGGTGTCTCAAGGTCGCGTACTCGCGGGGGAAGTTGGTGTTCACTCTTCAGCCTCTTCTTCCGATCACCGGACGGAGCGGGATGGCCTGCGTCCGGACATGGTTGATGGACCGTTCGAGGTGCGTGTTCCATCCGCGGAGCGCGCGGGTTCGACGCAGCTCCGTGGCGATGAGTGAGCGGGGGAGCGAGGAGAGTATGCGTCGAATACGAGGCGTCGTCAACGACAGATTTCCGAAATATTTCGGAAAGGTCAATCGCTATGCGGTTTTATTTGGGATGCTTTGGTGTGAACTTGGCGGTTGCGCTCCGGAATTGGCTCGGAAGGGGAGAGTGTGTCGCGCGATATGCGCCGAAGAGGGAGCGAAATATTTCGAAGTACATACCGAAGCATCGAGAGTGACAGCAGCTGCCGGGAGGGAATTCGAGCCCCCCGGGACGCAACTGACCACGCCCTACTGCCTGTGAGATGCTCCGTTCGGCACTCCGAAGGACTTCGAAATCCGCGCTGAGGCAGGAGTCAGCGGATGTCACCCGAGTGGCGCTCCACGATTACCGAGGCGTCCGTGCCGCGCGGCAGAATGCCGTACTGATGACCCCGGCTGTCGCCCAGCCGGGCGCCGATGAATGCCTCGGCGGAGCTCGTGGGAGCGTGACGCAGCATCAGCGAGGCCTGCAGCGCGAGGGCCATGTTCTCCACCGTGGCCCGGGCCCGGGTCTGCGCCGCCACCGGATCAAGCAGATCGTCGCCCAGGTCCTGCCGGACGCGGCGGATATGGGCATCGAGCACCCGGTCGGCTCCCGCGGTGTGCTCCAGTTCGGCCCAGAAGGCATCGAGCGAACGGGGCGTCCTGGCGATGCCGCGCAGCACGTCCAGGGCGATGACGT contains:
- a CDS encoding EfeM/EfeO family lipoprotein, with protein sequence MPERRLPGLSARAVTAGGGALALALTLAAVAAGLLTAPQQRAGRTADGMRHTRVVASAGGCGAGWDDPRPGTQVFDVHNTSSTPVEVYLKNVHSGAVYGEVEGLGPGTSRPLRADVGGGAYAFACFPDDGVPVTGQTVRVSGGAPGSGGPAAVPVSGHDLIPPTLSYQKWVTGRMGALVDATVRLGDAIRSDDPAGARRAWLSAHLMYERMGAAYGAFGDADGAINGTTAGLPGGVRDKGFTGFHRIEYGLWHGVSPAALRPFADRLVKDVRTLRADWTRARMDPLDLGLRAHEILENTVQFELTGRTDYGSGSNLATARANLDGTRVVLARLRPLLAGRYPELKRLAGELDRTQRVLDSHHHNGRWTSLGKLSRPDREKVNAALGRLVERLADVAALCDVRRSS
- the efeB gene encoding iron uptake transporter deferrochelatase/peroxidase subunit, which codes for MTDSTAAGEGSEGGTAAAAPGEVQRRGFLRRAAAGIGGTVAAAGLVGADRRAIGAPAGQAGNTATAMPFHGAHQAGVLPAPQRSTAYVSFDVTAGGRAELAELLRTVTDRARSLVRGGTPPPAGITAPPTDSGILGPQVPAGSLSVTAAVGASLFDDRFGLAGRRPRRLTTMKPFPDDDLDGDWCHGDLSLQFCADSQDRVLHALRDIARHTRGGLQVRWRIDGFTSPPRPSGTPRNLMGFKDGTANPDVRDAREMDRLVWVRAHSGEPAWATGGSYQVVRLIRMLVEFWDRVSITEQERMFGRNRETGAPLDGNREGDMPHYAQDPKGDVIPLDSHIRAANPRTPGAEEQRLLRRAYNYDRGTDTNGNLDMGLLFCCYQQDLARQFETVQKRLAGEPLVDYVSPFGGGYFFALPGVRNSADWLGRTLLAPAEV
- a CDS encoding phospholipase C; protein product: MGSTGRRTAARRLGALAGAAALTLLGGAGPASAAAPGAHHPGSSTATPVKHLVVLFDENISFDHYFATYPRAANTDGTGFTASPHTPRGIDNLRTAGLLDKNPNQYLPKRLTPDQAMTCDQNHSYSPEQYAYNGGRADKFVEYTDSGKCSGNLFGEPGLVMDYYDGNTVTGMWNYAQHYALNDNSFGSAYGPSTPGAVELVSGQTHGVVSTDPKSSTENPVRTDKPDPAAVASPDAHGVGTMITDPDPAYDDCSGNDHTSQSSLAELGGKNIGDRLNEKNVSWGWFQGGFRPSTPWSGKQGDLAKCGGTTHANVGGAQVVDYSPHHNPFEYYRSTSNPHHLAPKSVGEIGHAGQANHNYDLTDFDAALRSGNLPSVSFLKAPSYQDGHAGYSDPLDEQDFLVGQINKIQQAPQWKDTAIVIAYDDSDGWYDHVYAEPQNGSTDTTVQSNGKTMDAPACQAGPEAAGGYADRCGPGARQPMMVISPYGKVNSIDHTRTEQTSIIRFVEENWRTRRIGDHSFDTRAGSLTHMLDFRHPNNKQVLLNKDGSVRSVGPIHHVAPVATRIANPQTQRAAMEELSGSGITQHGPMLAMVLGAVVVGGAGVALGARRRSGSGTG
- a CDS encoding endo-1,4-beta-xylanase; the protein is MNTNFPREYATLRHRALRRARKALVIGATGILAAAGVISFSAPASAASTLGASAAAKGRYFGSAVAAGHLGESQYASTLDTEFNAVTPENEMKWDAVESTRNSFNFGSADQIVSHAQGKGMKVRGHTLVWYSQLPGWVGGLSAGDLRSAMNNHITKVMQHYQGKIYAWDVVNEAFQDGSSGARRSSPFQDKLGNGYIEEAFRTARAADSGAKLCYNDYNTDGVNAKSDAVYAMVKDFKARGVPIDCVGFQSHFNSQSPVPSDYRANLQRFADLGVDVQITELDIEGSGSAQATSYGNVVTACLNVTRCTGMTVWGVTDKYSWRSSGTPLLFDSNYAKKPAYATVLSTLGGSGSGSGGGGSTGGSGATCTTTYTRTASWSDRYNGQVTVTAGNSAISDWAVQVTLASPQKVSTTWSGSPSWDSSGNVMTMKPNGNGSLATGASTSFGFTVMTNGSPAVPTVGSCTAS